The genomic segment TAATCCGGCGCTTAAACAAGATTAGAAAAACCGATATGAAGCCTGCAGTTCAAAAAATAATAAAACCATTCTTCACTTTATCAACAGCGATTCAGGCAGTTTTGTTTGCATTGGTTTCTACCGTTGTTATCACTGGGGTTTACTTTATTGCCCAATCCCTTGTTATTAATACCGTTTCAGCGTTCGGAGGTTAAGGCGTTGGGTTTTACCCACCCGTTTGTCCTTAAGACTTTCATTTATTACTTGTTACATAACGGTGTTACTGCTTCACTAAATTAATGGCTTCTTGTATACTGACTAAGTCTAAAATATTAAATATTCCAAAGAAATGAAAGTAAAAAGCGTTTTGTATGATCTCGATGATACTCTAATAAAGTCCAGTAAAATTTATGATAAAGCACTAGAGTTTGCCACAAGATTTTTATCCGAGAAATACAAACTTAACCACGAAGATTTTTTTAAGCTTGTCCAGACTAAACATCTTATCGTTCACAAAAATTTCCCAACAGTTCACACAAGACACAGTAGAATTTTGGTATTTAGAATGGCATTGGATGAAGTACTCGATAACTATGATTTGTCATTGCTTCCCGATGTTGAAGATATGTATTGGGACTATTTTTTTAATAACATTGATATATATCCCAATGTCATAAAGACATTGAAAACGCTACGTGATCGCAAGATCAAGATAGCAATAGTTTCCGACGGGAGTCTTTCACTTAGGATTCGTAAAGTTAAAGCGGCAAAGCTTCTGGAATATGTTGATGAACTTGTCGCCTCAGAAGAAGTCATCTTCGAGAAACCGTTTAGCGCAATTTTCACTCTTGCGTTATCTCAACTGAAATGCGATCCTGCACATGCAGTTATGGTTGGGAATGACTATAAAAACGATATACGTGGAGCTCAACTTGTTGGTATGAAAGCCGGAACCTATGAACCTCCTGTGGATGCAAGCGTGTATAATAACAACGAAGATATTATTCCCGACTTTAAACTTAAAGATCATCAAGAGATTTTAGACATTATTGAGTAATGATTTACCCCGTCTTGGAAAAAGAACAAAAAATTTGGAAAACTCAACCCGAGGCATTAATTGCCGGAATTGATGAAGCCGGTCGTGGACCATTGGCGGGTCCCGTTGTTGTTGGAATCGTTGTAATAAAACATGAAAATCAATATATTCAGGAAGTAAGAGATAGTAAGACATTATCTGAACTTCAGCGGGAAAAGATTTTTGAGAAAATTACTAAAACTGCATCCGCCTGGGGTTATGCAATGCGAGATAACCAGTTTATTGATGAACGTGGAATTGTTCATGCAGTTCGTGAGTCTGTTGTAGATGCATACTACTCCCTAAATCCTAAGCCAAATCTTGCACTTATCGACGGTAGTTATCTTCGAAATTTTCCTTTTGAATATAAAT from the Candidatus Dojkabacteria bacterium genome contains:
- a CDS encoding HAD family hydrolase, translating into MKVKSVLYDLDDTLIKSSKIYDKALEFATRFLSEKYKLNHEDFFKLVQTKHLIVHKNFPTVHTRHSRILVFRMALDEVLDNYDLSLLPDVEDMYWDYFFNNIDIYPNVIKTLKTLRDRKIKIAIVSDGSLSLRIRKVKAAKLLEYVDELVASEEVIFEKPFSAIFTLALSQLKCDPAHAVMVGNDYKNDIRGAQLVGMKAGTYEPPVDASVYNNNEDIIPDFKLKDHQEILDIIE
- a CDS encoding ribonuclease HII, with the translated sequence MEKEQKIWKTQPEALIAGIDEAGRGPLAGPVVVGIVVIKHENQYIQEVRDSKTLSELQREKIFEKITKTASAWGYAMRDNQFIDERGIVHAVRESVVDAYYSLNPKPNLALIDGSYLRNFPFEYKSFDKGDRDIYCIAAASIIAKVIRDRLIVKLDSTYPEYGFAKHKGYGTMQHIEAIRKYGLSDVHRVSFCSRLIINK